The genomic interval aggtgtttggatgttttttaaggcctTTACAGGTGGAATTACGCGGCTCACATAGGCTCCATTgcaagcaaacttttgatcgcatttatttaatattcagaatgctaaaaaaataacattcatcgtcatgtttttcaaaatgattgtgaacgacaggcaaaatttgaaaaaaagtgcaattcccctttaaggtcACTATACAATATTATTGcagtaatgtccaaaaaaaagATAGACTTGGATAAATGGCTTAGTGAGTGCTAATTGAGTGCTACGTATGTTAAGGATAAACACACTTGttgtaaataaacacaaacctAATGCTTAAATGTTTTATTCCAATGTATCACTTCCAAGAAGTATTGTAAATTGAAGTAAGGAAGGAACAGTGTTTCAAGTAACAAGCAAACATTGTAAAAACATTTCAGTTTAGTGTCTTTGAGCTGATATTGTAAACATATTGTCATGAGGAAAACTTGAATTAAATGCCTCACAAATTGATGTTTGGCTCACATCTTGGTTTTGCGTCAATCTTTTCCAGTGTTAAGTGACTCCTCATGTTGCTTGTATCCTGACTTATAGACGATAGCGGTCTGGCAATATCTGCAAACTGTATTTTGCATGTCCGTCACGTTTTCTCCTCTTTATTTTCCTTGACTgcgaagccaaaatgcgtccaaaaGTCCGATTTTAACTTTGGGGGAGGATCTCATTGCTTGAGCTTTCCGCTCTGCTTCTGTGCTTCCTGAAAATTTTCACTGAGCTGCGCTGCGCATGGGGATTATAGGAAATGTGGTTTGTTTCTCAGATGGGCTCACTCGATAGTGCCATCGCTATTGTTGATTActtttcatttttcattaaatAAACCCCCTCCAATAAACTGTCCGCGCCTGAAATAAATGTCTACTTTCCCCccttaggaaaaaaaaattctgttgaCACAAGTAGAGGGTTGTAATTACTGAACAttggtgaatgttgtctatctgtgttggccctgcgatgaggtggcgaattgtccacGAGGAACCATACCTtctacccgaatgcagctgggattgaCTATAGCTCTCCCATTGGATGGATGATTATGATGACATAATTTTTGGTGATAGAGCAGATTTTGTTAACATTTCAACATTGACAAAAATATGgggattgtaaaaaaaataaaaatactaacaAGATGTCTGTAACTCTCTGCAGTTGAAGAAATATGATTGTTACATTTGACTCCTTATTCACGTCAAGAACTTTTGGCCATATGGTTTTGTCATgcaaaatgtgagaaaatgttttgtttgtgtctTAGGAGTGGCTATCTAAAGGTCACGGAGAGTATCGGGAAATCCCGAGTGAGAAGGAATTCTTCAGTGAGGTCAAGGAGAGCAAGAACGTTGTCTGCCATTTCTACAAAAACTCCACCTTCAGGTAAGCTCACTGTTTTATTGTCAAACCAAAGAGACTTAGAAGTGTACTAATAAAATCATAACAATTGTAAATGTTCCAATTACGAGATGTACTCTAAGTAGAGCATTTACGGTAAATTCCAGTAGACATTGAAGAGTTTGTCATCTGTCACTGTCCACATACATAGATGTAAGATCCTGGACAAACACTTGGCCATTCTGGCAAAGAAGCACGTGGAGACCAAATTCATCAAACTCAATGTGGAAAAGGCGCCCTTCCTCACAGAGCGCCTGCGCATTAAAATCATCCCCACCCTGGCGCTGCTCATTGACGGGAAGTCAAAGGACTACGTGGTCGGCTTCGCAGACCTGGGAAACACAGATGAGTTTAGCACAGAAGTGCTGGAGTGGCGACTTGGCTGTGGCAGTGTTATCAATTACAGGTATGTACTCTACTACAGCTAAGCATTTACACTGCTATGCTATGTTGAGAGATATTTACAGacaaatctccaaattgtattctttctcttttctttaaatcaaaaacagttgttttttatGGATTAAAGAGGGCAAATATGTATGTTTAGCTGTTTAGGACACTCATCAACATTTTTAAATGGTTTACCATTTTTAAAATTAGtagcttttttatttttgtatcaaATTTGATTTGAAATGCTGTttttatatataattacataaCTTTTtagtatattttgataaacaatgtcACTGCTGTCCACTCATCTATTTTTTGTATAGAATTGTAGTTCATTAGTTAATTTTTTCTTCTTCAAATTTGATAGCTTTTCAAACTTTTAATTAATTGTCtgttaatataaattaatattaatcaaatacactttttttaaactatttttattatATCCCTTTGGGCtaccttgttttttttgttgtttttttttaaaataaaaataacattttttttatttttttttcagaacaAGGAAAATAAATGGCAGATTTTGCTTCATAGagcacaaaaaaacaaatttttttaaaaaatatttactaCCAGAAAATCACGATAGTGTATTGCAAAATAATTTATTTTCAGTTTTATGTTTATTAGAGATGGGAATCTCACTATTCGATTCCAAATCTTggggtgacaatttgattcagaactGATTCTCCCAAAATATAATTTGCTATAAAAATCAtagtaaaatatttttcaaaaccggttacaggttacaaaagctcctctgggTTGCTGATGTTtgacatatatgtatttgtgAGAATTGAGAAaaactatatatgcatgtacattatatattttttcaattataatactgaattgatttagaatcggagAGAATCgtacaactaacatttaaaaaaaaaaaaaaaaacttttcttggCTGATTGGCTTTGGGGATTCACATGGTTAGACTGCCTTATAGAGGGCAGcatggtggcagaggggttagtgcgtctgtctcacaatacaaaggtcctgagtagtcgggagttcaatcccggcctcgggatctttctgtgtggagtttgcatgtcctccctgtgactgcgtgggttccctccgggtactccggcttcctcccacctccaaagacatgcacctggggataggttgattggcaacactaaattggccctagtgtgtgaatgtgagtgtgaatgttgtctgtctatctgtgttggccctgcgatgaggtggcgacttgtccagggtgtaccccgccttccgcccgattgtagctgagataggctccagcgccccccgcaaccccgaagggaataaacggtagaaaatggatggatggagactgCCTTATAGTAAGGTGTCCATTTTGACATAAGTGACCAAATATGATTCTTGGTCGTATAAATATATAAAGTAGTGTTGTAATTTTCAATACGTTCCTCAATTAATTTACTAATTTGTTTGACTTTCATCTTAGTGACGCTCATCTCTCTTTGTAACACACAATGTTTTTTGTCTTAGTGGTAACCTGATGGAGCCGCCCACAGCCACACACTCCAAGTTCACCAAGGTGGAGAAGAAAACTATCAGAGGGCGGGGCTACGATACAGACTCTGATGAAGAGGATGACTGAGGAAAACCTGACGGATGTCAGGTTTTACCCTCTCTGGGCTACCTCGTTTTTATATTCACTAGTCAGCCCTCAAGCTTCCATGTTGGATGACTGCTCAGTTTATTTGGTGATACAATGTCTACTTACATACTTTCATAATCAGATAACAGGAGTATTTTTGTTAGGTGGAAGACAGCATAGCTCATTAATACTGAGCTACTCTGACATGAATTTGTTAGTCTAATAAGTTAAATTCCTCTGGGCATccatctttaaaaatgttttactcacttcCATGTAGCAAAAATGTGACCATTGGAGACAAATTAAAGCAGTTGAAAACAAAGTTGTGGCAGTTCTGTGAAGTGAGCACCTGACAGaattgaaaaatgttaaaacattgttttaaaagaGAAAGGATCCCTGATTGAGGATAAGTGTAGGATTGTAGACAAATCCAGTCTTCAAAGAGGCAACACCACATTTTGCTGTCAGAATTGTTTTATTTGACAAgataatacaaaatgtttttttagtgcACCAGTAACTACTGGCATCTTTATCATGTATCAATAATCAAGGCTCTATGGCCTTGGTGTCGACAGGTTGAAGCAGGCGTCGAATTATCAGCTCTCCTTTGCTGTTGATGTAGGAGTCGGCCAGGTCTTGCTCGGTGGGGAGTCCATGTGGAGTCTTTAGTGGCTCAATTCTGCGTGTTTAAGGACAATGTCGAAAGTTTTTATGCTGCAATGAATGACAGCCTGGTGTTCAAGTCAGTGTCTTTGTTAAATGTTAACAAATGTTGGGAAGAACTGTAAGCCAACGAGTAGTTCCACCCACTTAGTGTTCTGTTCTAACGCAACCATCAGTTGGCTGCGCTTTCTCATGCTTACTTCACCCCAAAATGTAAGTGATTCCTTGAACAGAACTgtttgccatctaataaaaatgaagtttaacaatgtatttaaaaatatttatataaacacaTGAAAGAGgccattaaaataaacatttgaaaaaagttGCACaacaaaattaaatgtaaaatgtattgaAAGACTGTAGATTTAGATGGATTCAAAAATAATTAAGCCAAAATTAAACTAAACTGAGGGGTGTTTCATAAAAAAATTGTTGGTGAACAAAATTGTAGAATATGCCATGTAAAAAAAGTAAGAATCAAACAAAGATATTTGTAGGAAATTCAATTAAAAATTAATtcaaaagaaagcaaattaaataTCTAATTATAGCACAATCAatgaaaatataaatgttttgctcATGTACTAAAAATCCAAGCATCCCTTTAAGTGGCCCgctaaagcctggaaataatgacCATCAACAAAGCACCTAATCTTTATTGATAAATGTATATAATCTTTACATTTTGACTGAGAATAATGTATGTTATGCATTTTCTCAACTTTAATAACATCTCATCATGAAACAAGCTattccaaacatccatccatcttcttccgcttagccgaggtcgggtcgcgggggcagcagcctaagcagggaagcccagacttcccttttttccagccacttcgtccagctcttcccgggggatcccgaggcgttcccatgccagccgggagacatagtcttcccgacgtgtcctgggtcttccccgtggcctcctaccggtcggacgtgccctaaacacctccctagggaggcgttcgggtggcatccacctcatctggctcttctcgatgtggaggagcagcggctttactt from Entelurus aequoreus isolate RoL-2023_Sb linkage group LG14, RoL_Eaeq_v1.1, whole genome shotgun sequence carries:
- the txndc9 gene encoding thioredoxin domain-containing protein 9, producing the protein MASDAIDNITKVLLQSAKLVEDQVDAELTKLSDMDEDDFERMRERRLEALKKAQKQKQEWLSKGHGEYREIPSEKEFFSEVKESKNVVCHFYKNSTFRCKILDKHLAILAKKHVETKFIKLNVEKAPFLTERLRIKIIPTLALLIDGKSKDYVVGFADLGNTDEFSTEVLEWRLGCGSVINYSGNLMEPPTATHSKFTKVEKKTIRGRGYDTDSDEEDD